cgccaagtcaCGTAAAATTAGACGTCTCGCCAGCCCCGAAGCCGATAGCGATGCTGTGAACAAGCAACACTTGGATCATCGCTTCAAGACTATTAGTAACGACATGGACAATCGTATAAATAGAAATCGTTTACTTTGCGAAAATTCCAAACGGGAAGTGCTTTTGAAACTTCAAAATTTGGAGATTACTGTACAGAACTGGAGGAAGGATAGCAACGTTTACATTCACACAAAATTTGAAACGTTGCAAAAGCAAATTACAGATCTGCGGGCTTACATCAATGAGGATATATCCAAAACCAACAGAAAAATTGCTGCGGATAATGTGGAATTGATGAATCAGATGAAGCAAATGATTAATCAAGAGATTAAAGATCTTCatagtgttttaaaaaataatattatgcatcttcatgaaataataaagaacgAACTGAAAgaatcaaaatgaaaaatgatattagTTTGGAGAAAAGGGTGCTCGTGAATGAACTCCACGCACcagcgagaagaaactttaaacGTAGATCTGTTGTTGTAAAAGGATACGATGACTTGTGGCAAGCTGACGTAGTCGAGATGAGACCGTACTCGCGATTTAACAGCGGCTACAAGTACATTCTAACCGTCATCGATGTGTTGGGTAAACACGCATGGGCCATCCCGCTAAAGACCAAAGGTGGAATCGAAGCGGCAGAGGCGTTTTCCACGATATTTCGAGATTTCAAAAGAACtccgaaaaatttgcaaaccgaccgaggaaaagaattttacaacggaGATTTTCGGAAACTTGTCGAGAAACATGACATCAATCATTACTCGACACACTCAATTATGAAGGCCTCGGTCGTGGAACGATTCAACCGCACGCTAAAGAACGAGATGTGGAAAGTTTTTACGCTCAATGGATCATATAGATGGATCGATGATTTACCGCGATTAGTCTTGGAATACAATAATCGTAAACATCGAACTATTGGCATGCGAccgatcgatgtcactccTGCGATCGCAAAGAGACTTTTGTCCACGGTGTACAATAGAATAAAGATTGCCGCGCCAGCAAAATTTAAGGTGGGCGATCCGGTGCGCGTCAGCAAATTCAAGACTATATTCGAGAAAGAGTACACGCCAAATTGGTCTACGGAGGTATTTAAGATTGTCGCGGTGCAACGAACCAATCCCGTGACATATCTGATTAAAGATTCTCGCGGAATTCCGATCTCCGGAGGATTGTACGAACACGAATTGCTCAAGACCGCTCAACCCGATgtttatctcgtggagaaggTGTTGCGTCGAAAGGATGATGAGGTGTTTGTAAAATGGTTAGGATTCGATTCCTCGCACaactcttggataaataaaaacaatgtattgtaataaaaatatatttattgtacaataaacaattatatacatgtactgcaatggtgttatttattaaataatatataaactatacataaatattaacactagtgtataaacaatataaataatataatgtataaactatatacaacataataataaactatacATAAATACTAATActacaattgtattttataatgtccCCACGGTAGAGTGTCAGTGGAACCGGATACGATGTAGCGCTTATCATCGTACGGACTGAGCGCGAGCTTCGACTCTGACACGGTGTACACTTCGTGCATCTTTGATCGGATACACGATTGACGCCGCGTCAGCTCGATATCATCGTTGAGGCATCGAGTGTAATCGTCGAACGTTATAGTTCTGGCGACTACACTCTTTTTTACACCTTTGACCTTTTTGGTGTCTTTTTGGCCGGTGACTCTCAACGCGTACATTTTCGCCCTCAATCCGACAAATTCCGTCATGATCGCGCCGTTGTTCTCATCCTTCATCAGACCCGGTATCTTCTTGTTCGCACGCGGTATACCGTAAACGTTGTCCTCGGAGTAATCGCTCGtatcaaattttgaaagatcGCGTTTCATATCGTGATATACGTTCTTGcattgtagaaagtatatcagaCTGTCTGTGTCggtgtacataattttacaattgttgCGATACAGAGGTGCCATGTATTCGTAGTGAAACTCGTACAAGCAGGTTTTGGATATGTCGAGGATACACATACCCACGTAGATCGGCTTGTCAaatttcacttcgagtttCCGCAATTCTACGGCGATTAGATTCTCCGAGAACACGCTTCGGCTATGAAAATTTGGTTTGGCGATCATAGCCTTCGCTTCGTATCGTCCCTCCCACTGTGTAACGAGCCGTACATCCGTAtgatttcgcacattctcCATAGTTTGCCAAAAACCGCGTTGttcattaatttgtataaatttttctcgaattcaTTGCTCGCGAGTGTCcgaaattgtgtatttaattctatatatcCTCGAAGCCAtggagattgcgcgaattgcaATATTCGATGAATCTTTGTAACCTGCAACCCGTGTCGAATACATTGTTGCAGGTTACGGTAGTGGATGACGTATCGCTGCTTATCGCACAGCGTAGCGAGTAACTTAATctcccgcttgccgggcggcttATCGCGCGTTGGGCAGAACGGTAGATCGGTGTGCGCGTCGTGAAGATTCATCGGATACGCAAGGTTAACTTCCAACACATAACCGGTAGCCGAATCGGATGTTACGGACATTACATCAAAGTTTTCGACATTTTCGACCCACTGAAAATCGGCATAGGGCAACTGTTGACACATTGCCCAGCCGTACAAGTTGTTTACATCAAAGTACATAAGGTACGATGATGGTTTCGATGGATCGTAAGAGggcatatatttattgttggcGCGAGCGTATCTGTTGGAGCATTGGCTAAGACCGCCGCGTATACCGCGCTTAACGAACAGAACCATGTCGATGTCTGTGAGCAACTCGAATTTTACGCGCGTGTGCTTCAACATGGCGTCCCACGTATATCCCGGTAATGTGTAATACTGAGCAGGATCTAAACCGTAACTTTTGATACACGTGTTtcggaaattttgaaaaatatccgccaacaaaagaacgtctgtttttaaatataaatcactGTATTGACCTAAAGTTTCAATCGAAAAAGTTTGCCAAACATTTGTCGCGTGCGCATAATCGCTCTCGGATACCGTTTCACCAGTCAACGAACTGTAAAATGATTCGCGCGGAGGTAGGCAAGTCTcccggagcttgtcgacgctGTCGACATACTCGTAGGGAAACACACCTTTGCGCGTaagaagattgaaattttccgcagataaataactaaattcggaacgtgaaatttttaattcatctattGTCAGATAAGATGCCAATTTTTCGAGACTGGTGCCGAGAAATCTAAACGAATCTATAAAACGTAATTTGAcgcaaattttggaatttttatcCTCcgtatctttaacattttttgtaaaagaaatgtatcgcTCTTTTGTCAGCGGCAGTAAATCAATGTTGCCTTCAAAGGCGTTAGCCAcatctttaataatgaaatgcgcgtcgtaaccggataaattgtgaaatattacggggataacgtgggagtctttgtaatttagattgcacgacgagtgcgcggGACCTCGGTAACGCCCGGTCAGATGGCAATGATCGCGCACCCGCGTATCTTCCGGTGCAAACGGTTTTTCACACACGTGGCAAATAACAGCGCTATGAAATTTTTCCGATTCCTCCCGCGTAAGATCCGCCATGGGAACGATGGTGGTAAGGATTGCTTTCACACGGCGCGCCAAATCGTGGAGTTCATTGACGAACCATACTACGCAATCCTCACCGCGATAAGACTTAAAACTAGATAATGAGTTATCGTATGTACAACTTACATAATATCCTACGCTAAACGCCTTGTGATGTTGGTAGGCGTAGGTTGTATGATCCTGTCCCTCCTTCTTCTCGAGCGTGCATTCTAAATCGGCGTACACTACAAACGGGAGCCGCTCCTTCCGGTTGTAGTTGCGGAACGTCAGCCACTTGTTGTCTTCGTTGGGAAGAATGACTGCGCAGTCGTTCCCGCAGTCGACGTTGTGGACTGACAATTTCTCGCTCGTCCGAAAGTAATGTAAATACCTGTAAtagtttgtataattaatactgcgaataaagtttcgaattattctataaatgtgtttttacttaccgatcacaaatgtactttttacgTTTTTCCTTGCTCAGTTGCGAGCTGACCAACCGCGATAAATCCTTGATATATACAAAGTGTGCCTCGTTGTTTCCAGGCACGTAGAGCAGGTTGACATGCTTCTCTTTTTTATCGTCGGTGAGACGCAGAGGAATGATCGAACGGCCTTCGGTTGTGAATACGTTTACGGATATGgtgttcaatttttcaaattttgaaatttgcggAAGCGTCATGGGGAACTCGATACCACACAGATTCAGTACCGTTGAATAGTGTGGGTATTCGATTGTTCTTTCCGGGTGTTTTGCCGCTGGATGTAAAGCGGCGACGACTGCCCACGCGAAACATGCATTGTCCGTCGATTGCACGTTGACCACTGCCCTTTTGAGCATAATTTCCCGCGGTAACTTGATGTGGCATCCCGCGTGCAGAGGATTAAACTTGTTGACGTTGATGGTGAGGTCCAAGATACGTGATAACGCCCATCCGCTGTCGCGTTCTTGAAATTCCTCCAGAGACGTCAGGATGGTGTCAACCACATGCTTCGTGTACCACTCGTTTAGATCAGATGTGGGAAATAGCTCACGGTTTTTTGTGGCGATGGTCTTTACGGCAGTCTTGTCACCTGCGATAAATTCCCCGTTGAACATGAAGTTGATCTTGACACTGCCATGTTCCACCATGACGCTGTGGATCCGCTCGATGATTGTACTTCTTATTTGTTCCAAAAATTGACGAGGTTCGATATAGTCCGAATTAATAACTGCGCCGGTTAATATACGGTTTCTGAAGGCCGTCTCGATTTCTTTCCAGGTGAATCCTTTCTTCGCTCTATATCCAGCACCGATGGGCACGAATCGCTCATGCAGGGTGTTCCTTACACCCTCCAGACGTGTTATTTGCGCCACCAAAGAATTTATTAGTCCGGTGCGTTGTTTCTTGCGACATTTTTCCCTCAATATATTGAGGTACTCGTCACACTCGTAGTCCCATGGGAGGAACTCTCCCAACGTTTTAATGTTTGCAGCTCGAACGGTGAGATCACGCTCCATCTCCATTTTGAACAACTgtgataatttgtatttttcgcgAGCTTTTTATACCCGCTTTttgcacacgacactaattaaaaatgctgACAATGCtgattaaaacattgaaatctggcaacaaTGGCGCCCAAAATGCTGACGTggctgcctgttgctatggGCTTTTGCACACGGCACTATTAAAAGTGCTGATTAAATACattgaaatctggcaacaaTGGCGTCAAAAAATGCTGACGTGGCTGCTGCTAAAAATAGTGATGATATCATTCTTGTAACAACGCAAAATGGTGCTGAAAGTGCTGACGACGCAAAATGGCGCCTGCAAATTCTAAAAAGTGATGACgtaatctgtaaaatatatatatatgtggtCCCCTCTAATTTCTTTTAACCTGATATACACATCGCAAAAGTGCTGATGCTGCGCTTTTATAACTGTAAACGTGTATACCCCTCCACAGtgttgtaatctgatacctcCTCCTCTCAAAGAGCTATAATCCGTACCCCCTCTTCCCCCGCACCCCTCT
The nucleotide sequence above comes from Linepithema humile isolate Giens D197 chromosome 4, Lhum_UNIL_v1.0, whole genome shotgun sequence. Encoded proteins:
- the LOC136999576 gene encoding uncharacterized protein, whose translation is MEMERDLTVRAANIKTLGEFLPWDYECDEYLNILREKCRKKQRTGLINSLVAQITRLEGVRNTLHERFVPIGAGYRAKKGFTWKEIETAFRNRILTGAVINSDYIEPRQFLEQIRSTIIERIHSVMVEHGSVKINFMFNGEFIAGDKTAVKTIATKNRELFPTSDLNEWYTKHVVDTILTSLEEFQERDSGWALSRILDLTINVNKFNPLHAGCHIKLPREIMLKRAVVNVQSTDNACFAWAVVAALHPAAKHPERTIEYPHYSTVLNLCGIEFPMTLPQISKFEKLNTISVNVFTTEGRSIIPLRLTDDKKEKHVNLLYVPGNNEAHFVYIKDLSRLVSSQLSKEKRKKYICDRYLHYFRTSEKLSVHNVDCGNDCAVILPNEDNKWLTFRNYNRKERLPFVVYADLECTLEKKEGQDHTTYAYQHHKAFSVGYYVSCTYDNSLSSFKSYRGEDCVVWFVNELHDLARRVKAILTTIVPMADLTREESEKFHSAVICHVCEKPFAPEDTRVRDHCHLTGRYRGPAHSSCNLNYKDSHVIPVIFHNLSGYDAHFIIKDVANAFEGNIDLLPLTKERYISFTKNVKDTEDKNSKICVKLRFIDSFRFLGTSLEKLASYLTIDELKISRSEFSYLSAENFNLLTRKGVFPYEYVDSVDKLRETCLPPRESFYSSLTGETVSESDYAHATNVWQTFSIETLGQYSDLYLKTDVLLLADIFQNFRNTCIKSYGLDPAQYYTLPGYTWDAMLKHTRVKFELLTDIDMVLFVKRGIRGGLSQCSNRYARANNKYMPSYDPSKPSSYLMYFDVNNLYGWAMCQQLPYADFQWVENVENFDVMSVTSDSATGYVLEVNLAYPMNLHDAHTDLPFCPTRDKPPGKREIKLLATLCDKQRYVIHYRNLQQCIRHGLQVTKIHRILQFAQSPWLRGYIELNTQFRTLASNEFEKNLYKLMNNAVFGKLWRMCEIIRMYGSLHSGRDDTKRRL
- the LOC136999469 gene encoding uncharacterized protein codes for the protein MCILDISKTCLYEFHYEYMAPLYRNNCKIMYTDTDSLIYFLQCKNVYHDMKRDLSKFDTSDYSEDNVYGIPRANKKIPGLMKDENNGAIMTEFVGLRAKMYALRVTGQKDTKKVKGVKKSVVARTITFDDYTRCLNDDIELTRRQSCIRSKMHEVYTVSESKLALSPYDDKRYIVSGSTDTLPWGHYKIQL